A section of the Gottschalkia purinilytica genome encodes:
- the metK gene encoding methionine adenosyltransferase codes for MSKRYLTAESVCAGHPDKLCDIIADSILEACLRKDKASRVACEVMATKGKIIVAGEISCSEKIDIRYIVRNVLKEIGYNPLKFLIYVFVHKQSVDIATGVDTALEVRNGINEQYGSIGAGDQGTVYGYATKETGEMLPLPLVLSHRIVKRLDDCRKGKLIKGIHPDGKAQVTVEYEGDTPVRIKTIVISVQHDKNKTQEELKTDILNNVLWQCFEDFPFDDETEILINPSGRFVEGGPAADTGLTGRKVMVDTYGGLASHGGGALSGKDPTKVDRSGAYMARYIAKHIVWCGYAKRCEVSISYAIGKANPVAFSVNTLGTGIVSDEILTLAAQEIFNLRPAAIIEKLRLRNVIYSDTAVYGHFNSCLFPWEDVNKYSEFRKAVEKYVDREDKN; via the coding sequence CATCATAGCAGATAGCATTTTAGAGGCATGTTTACGTAAAGACAAAGCATCACGTGTCGCTTGTGAGGTAATGGCAACCAAAGGGAAAATTATCGTGGCGGGCGAAATCTCCTGCAGCGAGAAAATAGACATCCGATACATTGTTAGGAATGTCCTTAAAGAGATTGGATACAACCCTCTTAAATTCTTGATTTATGTATTTGTACACAAACAAAGTGTAGATATTGCAACTGGCGTGGATACTGCACTGGAAGTAAGAAATGGAATAAATGAACAGTATGGTTCGATAGGTGCTGGAGACCAAGGAACTGTGTATGGCTATGCTACAAAGGAAACAGGAGAAATGCTTCCCCTACCCCTTGTACTATCTCACAGGATTGTAAAGAGACTGGATGATTGCCGAAAAGGGAAACTGATAAAAGGTATCCATCCAGATGGTAAAGCGCAGGTGACGGTGGAATATGAAGGGGACACTCCAGTGCGAATAAAGACTATTGTGATATCGGTACAGCATGATAAGAATAAAACACAGGAAGAACTTAAGACAGATATCCTTAACAATGTCCTATGGCAGTGCTTTGAGGATTTCCCATTTGATGATGAAACAGAAATTCTCATTAACCCCTCTGGTAGATTTGTCGAAGGTGGTCCCGCTGCCGATACAGGCTTAACTGGTAGAAAAGTTATGGTTGATACCTATGGAGGACTTGCATCCCATGGAGGTGGCGCACTTAGTGGTAAAGACCCCACCAAGGTTGACCGAAGCGGTGCCTATATGGCTCGGTACATTGCAAAGCATATCGTCTGGTGTGGTTATGCAAAGAGATGTGAAGTTAGTATATCCTATGCCATTGGTAAGGCAAATCCTGTAGCCTTTTCTGTAAATACCCTTGGCACAGGTATTGTTTCTGACGAAATATTAACTCTTGCTGCACAGGAGATTTTCAATTTAAGACCTGCGGCAATCATAGAGAAGTTGCGTCTAAGGAATGTGATTTACTCTGATACAGCTGTTTATGGTCACTTTAATAGTTGTCTATTCCCGTGGGAGGATGTAAATAAGTACAGTGAATTTAGAAAGGCGGTGGAAAAGTATGTTGATAGAGAAGATAAAAACTAA
- a CDS encoding site-specific DNA-methyltransferase: MLIEKIKTKQLIPAEYNPRKDLKPGDPEYEKLKRSLEEFGYVEPVIWNKTTGRVIGGHQRLKILLSMGMDEIECVVVEMDEQKEKALNIALNKISGDWDKDKLALLITDLNASDFDVSLTGFDPGELDDLFKDSLKDNIKEDDFDVDSELKKPAVSHLGDIWLLGQHRLVCGDSTKKDTFNVLMDGKTANLVVTDPPYNVNYEGTAGKIKNDNMANEAFYDFLLAAFQNTEVAMAKDASIYVFHADTEGLNFRRAFSDAGFYLSGTCIWKKQSLVLGRSPYQWQHEPILFGWKKKGKHNWYSDRKQTTIWEFEKPKKNSDHPTMKPVALVAYPILNSSLSNCIVLDPFGGSGSTLIACEQTDRICYTIELDEKYCDVIVKRYIEQVGNSDGVFLLRDGSKVRYCDLPEVNADE, encoded by the coding sequence ATGTTGATAGAGAAGATAAAAACTAAACAACTCATCCCCGCTGAATATAACCCAAGGAAGGATTTAAAACCGGGTGATCCGGAATATGAGAAACTTAAACGCTCCCTTGAGGAGTTTGGATATGTAGAACCCGTAATATGGAATAAGACCACAGGCAGAGTCATCGGAGGTCATCAGCGTTTGAAAATCCTGCTGAGTATGGGCATGGATGAGATAGAATGCGTAGTTGTTGAAATGGATGAGCAAAAGGAGAAGGCGCTGAACATTGCACTAAATAAAATAAGTGGTGATTGGGATAAAGACAAATTAGCACTTCTCATCACGGACTTAAATGCTTCAGACTTTGATGTGTCTTTGACAGGTTTTGACCCAGGAGAGTTGGACGATCTTTTCAAGGATTCCCTTAAGGATAATATAAAAGAAGATGATTTCGATGTAGACAGCGAGCTGAAAAAGCCCGCTGTTTCGCATTTAGGGGATATTTGGCTACTTGGACAGCATCGATTAGTCTGCGGAGACAGTACAAAGAAAGACACCTTTAATGTCTTGATGGATGGGAAAACTGCTAATTTGGTAGTTACGGACCCTCCATATAATGTTAACTATGAAGGCACTGCTGGAAAAATCAAAAATGACAATATGGCTAACGAAGCGTTCTACGATTTCCTGCTGGCAGCATTTCAGAACACCGAAGTAGCGATGGCAAAGGACGCTTCTATTTATGTATTCCATGCGGATACGGAAGGACTCAATTTTAGAAGAGCATTCTCCGATGCAGGATTTTATCTTTCCGGTACTTGTATATGGAAAAAGCAGTCCCTTGTTCTCGGTCGCTCTCCTTATCAGTGGCAGCATGAGCCTATTCTCTTTGGGTGGAAAAAGAAAGGTAAGCATAACTGGTATTCCGATAGAAAGCAGACTACCATCTGGGAATTTGAGAAACCGAAGAAAAACAGTGATCATCCTACGATGAAGCCAGTTGCACTTGTGGCCTACCCTATTTTGAATTCAAGCCTTTCTAATTGTATCGTGCTTGATCCTTTTGGAGGTTCAGGAAGTACACTGATTGCTTGTGAGCAGACAGATAGAATCTGTTACACCATTGAACTGGATGAAAAGTACTGTGATGTTATTGTGAAAAGGTATATTGAGCAAGTTGGAAACTCAGACGGTGTGTTTCTTTTAAGAGATGGTTCGAAAGTCAGATATTGTGACCTGCCGGAGGTGAATGCAGATGAGTAA